A genomic region of Vitis vinifera cultivar Pinot Noir 40024 chromosome 7, ASM3070453v1 contains the following coding sequences:
- the LOC100259734 gene encoding Chloride channel protein CLC-c-like gives MDGEGSSNHIGGMNDLENEGFLDGKEIERYWSEISEKSMIMYKEPLLTKRMNTTSQIAIVGANVCSIESLDYEIVENELFKQDWRSRKKAQIFQYVVLKWALALLIGLGTGLVGFFNNIAVENIAGFKLLLTSDFMSQKKYFKAFAAYASCNIGLAAAAAALCAFIAPAAAGSGIPEVKAYLNGIDAHSILAPSTLFVKIFGSILGVSAGFVVGKEGPMVHTGACIASLLGQGGSRKYHLTWSWLKYFKNDQDRRDLITCGAAAGVAAAFRAPVGGVLFALEEAASWWRSALLWRTFFTTAVVAIVLRAFIEYCWTGKCGLFGQGGLIMYDVSAATETYGVPDILAVLFLGVIGGIFGSLYNYLVDKVLRTYSIINEKGARSKILLVVTICILTTCCSFGLPWFSKCIACPADLAVTCSTESGNFKRFQCQSGYYNDLASLFLNTNDDAIRNLFSTSTRHEFRISSLFIFFAAIYCLGIITYGIAVPSGLFIPVILAGACYGRLVGRLFASISKLDTGLFALLGAASFLGGTMRMTVSLCVILLELTNDLLLLPLVMLVLLVSKTVADSFNKGVYDQIVKLKGLPYMEAHAEPYMKHLAARDVVSGPLVTFSGIEKVGNIMHALRTTGHNGFPVIDEPPFTDAPELCGLVLRSHLLVLLKGKSFSRNQVHCGGEILRKYAALDFAKAGSGKGVKLEDLNIEEEEMEMYVDLHPITNASPYTVVETMSLAKAAILFRQVGLRHMCVVPKSQGRPPIVGILTRHDFMPEHILGLYPHLSPHK, from the exons ATGGATGGAGAAGGGAGTTCGAACCATATTGGTGGTATGAATGACCTTGAAAATGAGGGATTCCTGGATGGCAAGGAGATTGAGAGGTACTGGTCAGAGATATCGGAGAAAAGCATGATCATGTATAAAGAGCCGCTTCTGACAAAGAGGATGAACACTACCTCCCAGATTGCCATTGTTGGTGCTAATGTCTGCTCCATTGAGAGCCTTGACTATGA GATTGTTGAAAATGAACTATTTAAGCAAGACTGGAGGTCAAGGAAGAAGGCTCAGATATTTCAGTATGTGGTACTCAAGTGGGCACTTGCACTTCTTATAGGGCTTGGTACTGGACTTGTTGGCTTCTTCAACAATATTGCAGTTGAGAATATTGCTGGTTTCAAACTGCTGCTGACTAGTGATTTCATGTCTCAGAAAAA ATATTTCAAGGCTTTTGCAGCATATGCTAGCTGCAATATAGGTTTGGCAGCTGCTGCAGCAGCCCTTTGTGCTTTCATTGCTCCAGCAGCAGCAGGGTCTGGTATTCCTGAAGTGAAAGCATATCTCAATGGTATAGATGCTCATTCAATATTGGCTCCAAGTACCCTCTTTGTAAAG ATTTTTGGTTCCATTCTTGGTGTTTCTGCTGGATTTGTGGTGGGTAAGGAAGGGCCAATGGTGCACACGGGTGCTTGCATTGCCTCTCTTCTTGGGCAGGGAGGCTCTCGCAAGTATCATTTAACGTGGAGTTGGctaaaatacttcaaaaatgATCAGGACAGACGAGACTTGATCACTTGCGGGGCTGCTGCCGGGGTGGCTGCTGCCTTCCGTGCTCCAGTGGGTGGTGTCCTCTTTGCCCTTGAAGAAGCAGCTTCATG GTGGCGAAGTGCTCTTCTTTGGAGGACATTTTTCACAACAGCTGTGGTTGCTATTGTTTTGAGAGCTTTCATAGAATATTGCTGGACTGGAAAATGTGGGCTATTCGGGCAAGGAGGTCTGATAATGTATGATGTCAGTGCTGCTACAGAAACATACGGTGTCCCAGATATACTAGCAGTACTATTTCTAGGAGTCATTGGCGGCATTTTTGGAAGCCTATACAATTATCTTGTGGACAAGGTTCTTCGAACTTATAGCATCATCAATGA AAAAGGTGCCCGTTCCAAAATATTACTTGTTGTTACTATCTGCATCTTGACAACCTGTTGCTCCTTTGGCCTGCCATGGTTTTCAAAGTGTATAGCCTGCCCTGCTGATCTGGCTGTGACCTGCTCCACAGAATCTGGCAACTTTAAACGCTTCCAGTGCCAATCAGGTTACTACAATGACCTCGCTTCCCTCTTCCTGAATACTAATGATGACGCTATTCGCAACCTATTCAGCACCAGCACTAGGCATGAATTTCGTATTTCCAGCCTCTTCATCTTCTTTGCTGCCATCTACTGTCTTGGCATTATCACGTATGGTATTGCTGTCCCCTCCGGTCTCTTCATTCCAGTTATACTAGCTGGAGCTTGCTATGGTCGTCTTGTTGGGAGACTCTTTGCATCTATATCTAAACTTGATACGGGACTCTTTGCCCTCCTTGGAGCTGCATCCTTCCTCGGTGGCACCATGAGAATGACAGTTTCCCTGTGTGTAATCCTGCTAGAGCTTACCAATGATCTACTATTGCTGCCCCTTGTCATGCTTGTTCTCCTTGTCTCAAAAACAGTGGCTGATAGCTTCAACAAAGGTGTCTATGACCAGATAGTAAAACTGAAGGGATTGCCTTACATGGAGGCCCATGCAGAGCCCTACATGAAGCATTTGGCTGCACGTGATGTTGTTTCAGGTCCATTGGTTACCTTCTCTGGCATTGAAAAGGTGGGGAACATAATGCATGCTTTGAGGACTACAGGGCATAACGGGTTCCCTGTGATTGACGAGCCGCCTTTCACAGATGCACCAGAACTGTGTGGACTTGTGTTGAGGTCTCATTTGCTTGTTCTACTAAAGGGGAAGAGTTTCTCTAGGAATCAGGTGCATTGTGGAGGGGAGATCTTGAGAAAGTATGCAGCATTGGACTTTGCCAAGGCAGGATCAGGAAAGGGGGTGAAACTGGAGGATTTGAATATTGAAGAGGAAGAGATGGAAATGTATGTCGATCTCCATCCTATAACAAATGCATCTCCATACACCGTGGTTGAGACGATGTCGTTAGCAAAAGCTGCAATTCTCTTTCGGCAAGTGGGCCTTAGGCACATGTGTGTGGTACCAAAGAGCCAAGGG AGGCCTCCAATTGTTGGAATCCTGACACGGCACGACTTCATGCCAGAGCACATATTGGGACTCTACCCTCATTTGAGTCCTCACAAGTAA
- the LOC100264926 gene encoding T-complex protein 1 subunit gamma: MQAPVLVLKDSLKRESGSKVQHANIQASKAVADIIRTTLGPRSMLKMLLDAGGGIVVTNDGNAILRELDLAHPAAKSMIELSRTQDEEVGDGTTSVIVLAGEMLHVAEAFIDKSYHPTVICRAYNKALEDAIAVLDKIAMSIDVKDRSTVLGLVKSCIGTKFTSQFGDLIADLAIDATMTVGVDLGQGLREVDIKKYIKVEKVPGGQLEDSKVLKGVMINKDVIAPGKMRRKIVNPRIILLDCPLEYKKGENQTNAELVKEEDWGVLLKMEEEYIESICMQILKFKPDLVITEKGLSDLACHYLSKAGVSAIRRLRKTDNNRIAKACGAVIVNRPDELQESDVGTGAGLFEVKKIGDEFFAFIVDCKDPKACTVLLRGPSKDLLNEVERNLQDAMCVARNIIKNPKLVPGGGATELTVSATLKQKSSSIEGIEKWPYEAAAVAFEAIPRTLAQNCGVNVIRTMTALQGKHANGENAWMGIDGNTGAITDMKERKIWDAYNVKAQTFKTAIEAACMLLRIDDIVSGIKKKQAPGAGQAPSKPKIEEEGDADNEQILPE, translated from the exons ATGCAGGCACCAGTACTCGTTCTCA AAGATTCTCTGAAACGCGAGTCTGGAAGTAAGGTGCAGCATGCTAATATCCAAGCCTCAAAG GCTGTTGCTGACATAATACGTACTACCTTGGGTCCACGATCCATGTTGAAGATGCTACTTGATGCTGGTGGAG GAATTGTAGTGACTAATGATGGAAATGCTATTCTCCGGGAATTAGATCTTGCACACCCTGCAGCAAAG TCAATGATTGAGCTAAGCCGCACACAAGATGAGGAAGTAGGAGATGGAACAACATCTGTAATTGTTCTTG CTGGTGAGATGCTCCATGTTGCTGAAGCTTTCATTGATAAGAGTTATCATCCCACGGTCATTTGCCGAG CATACAATAAAGCTCTGGAGGATGCTATTGCTGTGCTTGACAAAATTGCAATGTCCATAGATGTGAAGGACC GTTCAACGGTGTTGGGGTTGGTGAAGAGTTGCATAGGCACAAAGTTCACTAGTCAATTTGGGGATCTAATTGCT GACTTGGCAATAGATGCCACCATGACAGTTGGTGTGGACCTTGGCCAAGGGTTACGAGAAGTTGACATTAAGAAGTACATTAAGGTTGAGAAGGTCCCTGGTGGCCAATTAGAAGATTCGAAGGTTCTTAAAGGAGTTATGATCAACAAAGACGTAATTGCCCCtggaaaaatgagaagaaagatTGTCAACCCACGAATCATTCTTCTTGATTGTCCCCTTGAGTACAAGAAGGGCGAGAACCAAACAAATGCTGAATTGGTTAAAGAAGAAGACTGGGGAGTcctattaaaaatggaagaagaatatATTGAGAGTATCTGCATGCAGATATTGAAGTTCAAACCAGACTTGGTGATCACAGAAAAAGGCCTTAGCGACCTTGCATGTCATTATCTGAGCAAGGCTGGGGTCAGTGCAATAAGGAGGTTGAGAAAGACAGACAATAATAGAATTGCAAAGGCATGTGGTGCTGTTATCGTGAACAGACCTGATGAATTGCAGGAATCTGATGTTGGCACTGGGGCTGGACTATTTGAGGTTAAGAAAATTGGGGATGAGTTCTTTGCTTTCATTGTTGATTGCAAGGACCCAAAAGCATGTACTGTGCTGTTGAGAGGTCCCAGTAAAGATCTTTTGAATGAAGTGGAAAGAAATTTgcag GATGCCATGTGTGTAGCTAGAAACATAATCAAGAATCCTAAACTAGTTCCGGGAGGTGGTGCAACAGAGTTAACTGTATCTGCTACCCTGAAGCAGAAGAGTTCATCTATTGAAGGGATAGAAAAG TGGCCTTATGAAGCTGCTGCTGTGGCTTTTGAGGCTATACCACGGACATTGGCACAGAATTGTGGGGTTAATGTGATACGGACCATGACTGCACTCCAGggaaag caTGCAAATGGTGAAAATGCATGGATGGGCATAGATGGGAACACGGGTGCAATCACTGATATGAAAGAGCGCAAG ATTTGGGATGCTTACAATGTAAAGGCACAGACCTTTAAGACAGCCATTGAAGCTGCTTGCATGCTGCTTAGGATCGATGACATAGTGAGCGGGATCAAGAAAAAGCAGGCTCCTGGAGCAGGGCAAGCACCATCGAAGCCCAAGATCGAGGAAGAAGGAGATGCAGACAACGAGCAAATACTTCCCGAGTGA